In the Clostridium sp. 'White wine YQ' genome, AAGGCTAAGATGGAGCCAAAGGGAGTTCCAGTAGATGTTATAAATACAATCGATTATGGAACTATGAATGGTGCTAAAGTTCTTAAATTTGCATTGGATAAGCTAAGTTAAATAAATTTAATAAAGGCGTCTTTCAGACGTCTTTATCTCGTTAGAAATATTAACGGTAGACATTAGGGAAGGATGGAAGTAAAATGGAAGAAATAATATTAAATTTAATAATGCATAGTGGAGAAGCAAGAAGTTACTCAATGGAAGCTATTCAAGCAGCTAAAGAAGGAAATTTTGAAGAAGCAAGTCAATTGATAGTAAAAGCAAACGAAGAGTTGGGACATGCGCATAATGCTCAAACAAGCTTAATTCAAGGAGAAGCAGCAGGGCAAAAAGCTGAATTTTCGCTACTTCTAATTCATGCTCAAGATCATCTAATGACAACAATGACATTAAAAGATTTAGCTAATGAGATAATAGAAGTTTACACTAGACTATAAAAGTTAGAAAACTTATAGTGTTTTTATATGAGAGTAATACTTTTATAATCTAGGGTTAATGATTTATATTTAGAAGAAAAGAGGTATTACTATGGAATATGTAATTGGGATTGATGGCGGAGGAACTAAAACAGAAGCAGTTGCCTATAATCTTAATGGTGAAGCTATTACAAGTGCAGTAACTGGCTTCGGTAACTTACTTAATGGGGAAGAAGAGGCATTAAATAATATAATTAATGCAATAAAACAAGTAGTTGAGACTTATGGCAAAGAAGGGTTAAAAGGATTATACTTAGGCTTAGCTGGAGCAGAGGTGGATGATAACGCCAAAATCGTACAAGAGAGAATAAAAAAAGAATTGTGCATTGAATCAACTGTAATGAATGATGGCGAGTTAGCACTTAAGGCTTTACTTAAAGGTGAAGATGGAGTGCTTACCATTGCCGGTACTGGTTCAGTAGCGTTTGGAATTAAGAACGGAAAAGAAGCTAGATGTGGAGGCTGGGGTAACCTTCTAGGAGACGAAGGCAGCGCTTACAAAATAGCTATAGAAGCATTTAAAAATATGATTTACGAAAACGATTTTGGAATAGAGATGAGTGAACTTTCAAAAGAAATATTAGAAAGCTTAAAAATGAAAAAGGTTGATGAAATAATTGGTTTCGTATATTCAAACACCAAGGATGAAGTAGCTTCAATTACTCCTATAGTTTCTAAAAGAGCTGATTTAGGAGATAAGATTGCAATTGATATCTTAAAATCAGAAGGATTAGCAATAGCTAAAACCACTGAGAGGGTATATAAAAAATTAGGATTTCAAAGTGCAAGTGTAGGAATAGTTGGAGGTGTGCTAAAAAAATCAAAAATACTTAGAGAAACATTCGAAGAGTATCTAAATGAGAATGCAAATATTATAGCCTTTGTAGATGAAGAGGTATCACCTGCAAAAGGCGCATATTATTTATATATTAAAGAAAAGTAATTTTGAAAGAAGGGTAAAATAATGAGACGATTAGGAATTTCAGTATATCCCAATCATGTTCCAATGGAAAAAATAATTGAGTATATCGAGTTGGCTGCAAAGTATGGGTTTAGCAGAATATTTACGTGCTTAATTTCTGCAAGTGATAAATCCACTGAAGAAGTAGTAGATGAATTTAAAAAGATGCTAAAGGTTGCCAATAAACATGGAATGGAAGTTATTGCAGATTTAGATCCAACTGTATTTAAGAACTTAAATGCAAGTATTCAAGATTTAAAAGTATTTAAGGAAATGGGCTTAAGTGGAATAAGACTTGATATGGGTTTTTCAGGTTTTGAAGAAACAGTTATGACATTCAATGAATACGGATTAAAAGTTGAACTTAATATGAGTAATGGAACTAAGTATGTTGATAATATTTTAAGTAATAAACCTAACATGAATAATCTTTATGGTTGCCATAACTTTTATCCACATGTATATACTGGATTAAGTTATAAGCACTTTATTGCTTGTTCAAAACAATTTAAAGAATTAGGAATTAAAACAGCTGCATTTGTAAATTCACATAATGCTGACCATGGTCCTTGGCCAGTAAATGAAGGCATATGTACACTAGAAGAACATAGAAATTTACCAATAGAAGTTCAAGCAAAACATCTATGGGCTACAGGATTAATTGATGATGTTATTATAGCTAATGCGTTTGCATCAGAAGAGGAATTAAGAGCTCTTAGCAAACTTAATAAGGATAAATTAGAATTTAGAGTAGAACTAACTAAAGGAATATCTGAAATAGAGAAAAAGATAATTTTAGAAGAATTCCATTTCAGTAGAGGTGACGTATCAGATTATGTGGTTAGAAGTACTCAAAGTAGAGTTAAGTACAAGGGTACACCATTTCCACCATATAATACTCCAGATATAGAACGAGGAGATATCTTGATAGAATCAGATTTATATACAAGATATGCAGGGGAACTACAAGTTGCTATTAAGGAAATGAAGAATAGTGGGAAAACTAATGTTGTTGCGAAAATAATACCTGAAGAGAGGTTTCTTTTAGATTATATTGAACCTTGGGGTAAGTTTGGATTTAAAGAAAAAGAATAGTATACTTATATGAACTCATGTACTAAATGTATATTGAGTTCATTTTTGTTTAGACTACTTTAATACATAAGAGTTACATAACTACATGACTTACACAAAAGAACACTCTGTTACACACTGTGTATATATAACTGTGTAAAAGTTATCATTAAGTGAGTGAAGAAATAAGCCATTCTTCAATGAAAGATTAGGATTTAACTTTGGCATGATTATTGCTATATATAATAGTGTAAAGTTGTTAGATAGAAAACAAAATCTAGCAGATTACAGATTAAAGAAATGTACTAGCTGTCTTAAGGAAATAAGAAATTATCAAATATATAATAATACCTTTGGATAGCTGGGAAAAACAATATATTTAAAGGGAGGAATAATATATGAAAAAATTTATGGCCTGGATGGAAGAACACTTTATTCCAATAGCAGGTAAGATCGGTGCACAAAGACATCTAGTTGCAATACGTGATGGATTCGTTGCAATTATGCCACTTATTATGGCAGGAGCTTTCGCAGTACTAATAAACAATTTACCACTTCAATTCTTTCAAGATTTTATGCTTAATACTTTTGGTGAGACTTGGAAGACATTTGGTGGTGACATCTGGAATGGTACGTTTGCAATCATGTCATTATTGTTAGTATTCACAACATCCTATAGTTTAGCTAAATCCTATGAGTCTGATGGATTAGCTGCTGGAGTTGTATCTTTTGCATCATTATTAATCATTTATAAGGGTTCTACTTTAGATTGGGCAATACCATATGCATACTTAGGAACTCAAGGATTATTCGTTTCATTAATATTAGCACTTATTGTTACATCAATATTTGTAAAACTTTTAGGAAATCCAAAATTGGTTATAAAAATGCCTGATGGAGTTCCACCAGCTGTAGCTAAATCTTTCGCAGCATTACTACCATCAATCATTATACTTATACTTGTAACTGCATTTAAACACATTGTAGGAATTTGGAATATATCAGATATACATGCATCAGTATTCTGGACTATTCAAAAACCATTATCAGGTATAGCAGGATCCCTACCAGGAGTACTAGTAATAATATTCTTACAACAATTATTATGGTTCTTTGGATTACATGGATCAAATATACTTGCTCCAGTTATAAATACATTATTATTACCACTAACAAATGCTAATATAGATGCATTTAATGCAGGTAAAGAGATACCAAATATTTTAAACTCACAATTCCTAGATTCTTATGTAAACATGGGAGGATCAGGTACAACAATAAGTTTAATCATAGCTATATATATTGTATCTAAAAATAAAGCTCAAAAAACAATTGCTAATTTAGGAGTTGCACCAGGATTATTCAATATAAATGAACCAGTTATTTTCGGTATGCCAATAGTTTTAAATCCAGTATACTTTATACCATTTATCTTAGTTCCAATGATTTCTGCAATAATAGCTTATACATTAACAGCATTACACATAGCACCAAAGATAGTAGTACTTGCTCCTTGGACAATGCCTCCAGTATTAGGAGCGATAATGTCTACAGCTTCAATTAGAGGTGGATTAGTTGCATTAATTATAATAGCAGTAGGAACATTTATATACCTACCATTTGTAGTTGCTGCAGATAAAGAACTAGCAAGAGAAGCAGAAGAGAGTTTAGCAGATTAAAAATATTAACAAAAAGGGATATCTATTTTAATATAGATATCCCTTTTTATATTTAATCTTATCTAAAAATATCTGTTGAACTATTTTTTTTGTTTGATGAATATATTGAAGATTTATTTAAAGATTCATTTCTTGATGTAGAATATCCTACGAAAAAGCAAATGTAATAATTAATTGTAAAGCTATCAGCTATATAAAAATATCCTTTTACTAGTCTGGAGTATAAATTATGAACAGAAAAATTAAGAGGAACTTTTACACATCCATTTACTGAGGAACTTTTAGTTAAATCTACTGTTTCATCATGAATATCGTCATATTCAATTTTAAACTTTTTTACTCCTTCAAAGAAAATAAGTTTTTCCTTTGCACATTCTATGGTTTCAAATGACAATAGCTTCATTGACACATTAACTTGGTTTAGAGTTTTTAACGGATTGGATTTTTGAGATAGAAATAAGTTATCCTTATCTTGAAATAATGATCCTTGGGATAATGAAAGGTTATTTAATTCTGTAGGGGTTAAAAAGCCAGAAATTTTTATCTTATTTTCCTCCATAGTGCACTCCTGTAATTACTTTAAATATATTATATGTATGAAGGTCCAAATCGGTTAGCTACATATAATATTTTCAATGCATTTACAATAGGATTAATAAGTAAAGCTTGCAAGGATTTATAAAAGAAGTCGAAAAATGTAACAATGATTGTCTGTAAGAATATAATGTTATTAAGTGATATATAATATTATATTTAACGCAGGAGGAAAGATTAATGAACAAAATATTTTCTGAAGATATTCATGTGTGTACAAGTAATAATGGTAGTGTAAAGGCTTCATGTGATATTGCTTTTGTTAAAGTACCAGTATTATTAGCTGTAAGGGAAGTACAAGTTGATTTAGAAGCTTGTATTGAGCTTGTTGATGATGTATTAGAAATAAAAAGAGTTAAAAAGAATGTGTTTTTAACAGAATGCAAGTTAATGGTAAACTGCGGCAAAAAAGATCCATGCAATAAAGAAAAATCATTTGGAAAATTATTCATAAACGGGTTCATAGAAAAGAATATAGAATATGCAGTAGCTTCTCATCTAGAAGATTGTGGTAAGATAATGGTTGGGGCAATCAAACATGCAACAGTTAAGGTTCCATTTAGATGCGCAACAGAAATAGAATTTCTTCAAAAACCAGTAGTTGAATTTAGAGAACCAGGTAGAGAAATTGACTTCTTTGGAAATAATAGATGTAATAACATGACTAATAAAGTAATTGAATGTGGTTGTGGACATGAGGAACTTGGAAAATTAAGATGCGAAGTAGAATTTGAAGATAGAGTAGCATTTATAGAAAGACCTTTCTGTAGATTGGTTGAAGCAAGAATATTTGATAATGACCAAGCTATAGATGGAAGACTTATGGAATCAAAACAACACCATGAATGGGATTATGAAGAAGAAGAAGAAAGACAAGTAATAGAAGATTTAGATTTAGTTCCAGAAAGAAAATCTCATAAACCATGTCATGAAAAACCATGCAAGAATGGTTGCTTAGATGAAGAATTCAAATCTATTAAATTCAGAAAGATAAGGGAAAATATAGTTGCTTTCTTGAAGATAGAAGTTTATCAAGAACAATTAATTAGAATTGAAAAATAAAAAATAGAGATGGCTTAAGAGCCATCTCTTTAGTTATACTTAAATAATTATAACAAATTATTTAATTTCTACAGTTGCAGTATCAGTTTTACCGTTTGTAGCATTATCTACAGCAGCTTTAACTAATGCTTTGAAGTTATCAGATGAGTGAGTAGCACCTGTAACAGAGTCAACTTTAGCTATATCTTGCTTATCTACTAAAGCACTAGCTAATTCTTTAGTATATTTATCTGGTGAAGTTGGAGATTTTGCAGACATAGCAGTAATATATGCTTTGTCTCCACTCTTTAAATGTCCATCAGCTTTATTTGAGTAATCAAACTTAGCATCAGATATTTTTCCATCCTTGTAAGTAACTTCAACAAAAGGCTTCCATCCTTTATCATCAAAGTCCTTAGCTTCTGCCTTGTAAGTTCCATCTTTAGGTCCTTTTTTTCCGCATCCAGCTAGTAAAGTAACAGCTACCATACCAGCAGCTACGATGCTTAGTAAAGTTTTCTTTTTCATTGAGAATTTCCCCCTTAATAATAAAAATTATTTTAGTTATTTATTGATAAATAAGTACATAATTAAATGATGCACTTATTACTCACAATTTTATAAAACCCTTTAGATTATATACGTTTATGAAGCTTGAGATCTATGTTTACCCAAATATAGAGGGTACTTAATTAGCGCCCTCTATATTATGTGAAATATTAAATTATTTCTTTACTTCTTGTTTTCCAGTTACGCTACTAGTTCCATCCATTTTGAAAGTAGATTTAGCTGAATCAGTTGTGAAGTATATGTTTCCATCAACCTTAGCATCAACTAATTGGAAGTTATCAACACTTACATACACATCACCTTTAAATGTTCCGTGTTGAATACTAGCCATTGGGCTCTTTATAGTTAATTTAGGAGCTGTTAATGTAAATCTAGCAGTTACCTTACGATTTTCATCTTGAGTGTAAAGTGCTATTTTACGTTGGATAGCATCATTACCTTTATCGTCTTTTTTACCGTTCTTGAATTCACCGTCAAGTACTAATTCCTTGTCAGTTGTAACGTCCTTTGTGATTGCAATGATCCATTTACCATTTGTACCGATAGCTTGTTCAAATGCAGCAGCATCTGATACAACTGAAGCTGATGTAGTAGCATCTGCTTTTGCAGTTTCAGTTTTAGTAGTGCTTTCAGCTGGTTTAGTATCTTCCTTCTTACCACAGCCAGCTAGTAAAGTAACAGCTACCATACCAGCAGCAATTATGCTTAATAAAGATTTCTTTTTCATAGAGAAAATCCCCCTTTATCTATGTTTAGTTAAATTCTTGTCAAATAAATACATGCTTTGACAACATCTTTATTATACACTCTTTTGTTATACGTATACAATAGTTTTTACTTATGCTATATTAGTATTACTTATATCAATTAAAAGCACTTGTAAATGTTTAACCTAGCTTTCCTAGGGCGTTGTTAAAATTAAAACATGACTGTTAAGTAATTCACCAGAATGTTAAATTGGAGATTAGTACATATAGACACATAAGTTAAAAAGGGATAGAATAAATATGGATTTATATTTGTAAGTTGAAATATTAATGTATTAAATTATGTACATTATAAAAAACTAACGTAAGAATATTCATAAGAGGTGGTAAAATGTCAAATAAAACAAAGATCCTTGTTCTAGGAGCAGGATACGGTGGAGTACATGCCGCTAAGAAATTAGCGAAAAAGTACAAGAAGAATGATAATGTGGAAATTACATTAATTGATAAAAATACTTTCCACACATTAATGACTGAATTACACGAAGTAGCTGGTGGGAGAGTTCATCCAGAGTCTGTGCAAATAGAATTAAGCAAGATA is a window encoding:
- a CDS encoding PTS lactose/cellobiose transporter subunit IIA; this encodes MEEIILNLIMHSGEARSYSMEAIQAAKEGNFEEASQLIVKANEELGHAHNAQTSLIQGEAAGQKAEFSLLLIHAQDHLMTTMTLKDLANEIIEVYTRL
- a CDS encoding N-acetylglucosamine kinase; the protein is MEYVIGIDGGGTKTEAVAYNLNGEAITSAVTGFGNLLNGEEEALNNIINAIKQVVETYGKEGLKGLYLGLAGAEVDDNAKIVQERIKKELCIESTVMNDGELALKALLKGEDGVLTIAGTGSVAFGIKNGKEARCGGWGNLLGDEGSAYKIAIEAFKNMIYENDFGIEMSELSKEILESLKMKKVDEIIGFVYSNTKDEVASITPIVSKRADLGDKIAIDILKSEGLAIAKTTERVYKKLGFQSASVGIVGGVLKKSKILRETFEEYLNENANIIAFVDEEVSPAKGAYYLYIKEK
- a CDS encoding DUF871 domain-containing protein, whose product is MRRLGISVYPNHVPMEKIIEYIELAAKYGFSRIFTCLISASDKSTEEVVDEFKKMLKVANKHGMEVIADLDPTVFKNLNASIQDLKVFKEMGLSGIRLDMGFSGFEETVMTFNEYGLKVELNMSNGTKYVDNILSNKPNMNNLYGCHNFYPHVYTGLSYKHFIACSKQFKELGIKTAAFVNSHNADHGPWPVNEGICTLEEHRNLPIEVQAKHLWATGLIDDVIIANAFASEEELRALSKLNKDKLEFRVELTKGISEIEKKIILEEFHFSRGDVSDYVVRSTQSRVKYKGTPFPPYNTPDIERGDILIESDLYTRYAGELQVAIKEMKNSGKTNVVAKIIPEERFLLDYIEPWGKFGFKEKE
- a CDS encoding PTS sugar transporter subunit IIC, producing the protein MKKFMAWMEEHFIPIAGKIGAQRHLVAIRDGFVAIMPLIMAGAFAVLINNLPLQFFQDFMLNTFGETWKTFGGDIWNGTFAIMSLLLVFTTSYSLAKSYESDGLAAGVVSFASLLIIYKGSTLDWAIPYAYLGTQGLFVSLILALIVTSIFVKLLGNPKLVIKMPDGVPPAVAKSFAALLPSIIILILVTAFKHIVGIWNISDIHASVFWTIQKPLSGIAGSLPGVLVIIFLQQLLWFFGLHGSNILAPVINTLLLPLTNANIDAFNAGKEIPNILNSQFLDSYVNMGGSGTTISLIIAIYIVSKNKAQKTIANLGVAPGLFNINEPVIFGMPIVLNPVYFIPFILVPMISAIIAYTLTALHIAPKIVVLAPWTMPPVLGAIMSTASIRGGLVALIIIAVGTFIYLPFVVAADKELAREAEESLAD
- a CDS encoding CsxC family protein, whose protein sequence is MNKIFSEDIHVCTSNNGSVKASCDIAFVKVPVLLAVREVQVDLEACIELVDDVLEIKRVKKNVFLTECKLMVNCGKKDPCNKEKSFGKLFINGFIEKNIEYAVASHLEDCGKIMVGAIKHATVKVPFRCATEIEFLQKPVVEFREPGREIDFFGNNRCNNMTNKVIECGCGHEELGKLRCEVEFEDRVAFIERPFCRLVEARIFDNDQAIDGRLMESKQHHEWDYEEEEERQVIEDLDLVPERKSHKPCHEKPCKNGCLDEEFKSIKFRKIRENIVAFLKIEVYQEQLIRIEK
- a CDS encoding FMN-binding protein, whose protein sequence is MKKKTLLSIVAAGMVAVTLLAGCGKKGPKDGTYKAEAKDFDDKGWKPFVEVTYKDGKISDAKFDYSNKADGHLKSGDKAYITAMSAKSPTSPDKYTKELASALVDKQDIAKVDSVTGATHSSDNFKALVKAAVDNATNGKTDTATVEIK